From a single Cyprinus carpio isolate SPL01 chromosome A3, ASM1834038v1, whole genome shotgun sequence genomic region:
- the LOC109054851 gene encoding splicing factor, arginine/serine-rich 19 isoform X1, whose translation MKMGTDGQAEKDEGEIVAGKSESEQCPDEEEEMESKADRRTGGLRCFQGNRETSEDEPSELGAAVITSSEPVFLVPQLSSQPQYLDCDFDVELTAEVIVENGASLALLTSVTPNLGYQKPGSFLNGNFLFPPSLKKKRVSIERFLPAGSFPGCYSSVTQASGLTCSLKNSDRVIEMAKSPLPSSPSNSPSSPSSAPSSPSSSPSSSSPGGMGTNYREDEDRGNAGDSRVNKGTGDFVSSTSSSLVPSSMPVPPSSSSNPSLHASSSFTHPCNDGQRESLENDIYDPFHPTEGEGERDRVSTEDEEEEVDKYDPFEPTGSPASETEEEKRCVDEENEGGSSINSRGNVAKADRALEKGTPAGTEGGHPDSTEIDAPSSMFYNVPLELNSKRSIKDRIREQRKNQRERATDSEHSEIEEGEIVGANERGRERVIERRREVLLPSSSSPSYLQAGIPKPERILRVLEGDGFVSVRADEEWEREPVASVGVGDLRRKLTSRRKERFRSCPSSASISPPPVPVLPLPSPSFTNSPPLSTDKGRSRKSSKSSKDRDRRKRKEGRVEKEKRKKRKEEKESAESKRESKERDSEKRSIKENKDKDRDRGRSSRSDSHKRKKRHRSTPEHSSRSHSQNASRHTQSQRSWSSHSEDRHKDRDRDKEREREPERNHERDRDRDRWRDDRGRERDGDSRRRDERRRDRDDDIRRSSSRERGSTKRSRGSDSDRREREKEMVGERDRDRDRRRDIRPVVPPSIQDLNGSDLFAIKRTITVTTTTTTTTLPGSPPHSQRHSRSQSQSSDKHRKRKKKRKRRSDDEERKDEEHRSRSRPTSLTPLRYHGYESDRLSDRPEVDLLSLDGEALDSDYPSLEDSPLLPPPPEPPLPNPKIKSGAPKTSQYHLKKKSRSSKTVGQSESTSSSSSHRPKAKSKNLLSSLSPPLSASSGNTTSLQPTASSSTTKRGRKTGKEKMGKKDAGHSGRSKKLSGGSRKGKLQSKVSVLVREGVSSTTGNSGKLGLDLLGTGGVVSGASGPSVVGGSIAVVFRRDNESRSPFLKPCSETLALPGRGKDPSKTGKQRNILGPPSSTNPSGLKLKKTKPSSATSTSSSASSPTSSLAAKRRRRPGKKPREKGISVDGSDSKGVNSTCSTVGGGWPGVSTEMHPLVGVGSKPSSPPSALPGPTPSSSSSSSTSSSASILPPSSSPPHTSPLSLPPSRDTRESSPDSQTVDSSCKTPEPSFLLEEGPGQSKALSLTPSKSPASPPSLLSSQIRGDTISQSTSSAKPLPPDDQKGSPPCSTSTASVSVSVSHSSAPLANDPSSSSSSSVSSSSVNKPPPPPPPPPSAPPLPWSLQTGVDCTAGGVLALTALLFKMEEANIASRAKAQEFIQATSQILSQANQNQTQPHPPSSSSSVSSQVPPPPSHAPPPGPTPAQFILHSSVPLVGCTKTPPSHLLPGLSMGGGCAQTPPPPLPVGMSGPTGGSEMGWDNESKDPDKYLKKLHTQERAVEEVKLAIKPYYQRKDINKDEYKDILRKAVHKICHSRTGEINPVKVSNLVKLYVQRYKYFRKHGRKMDEEEKEDREYASMHSST comes from the exons ATGAAG ATGGGAACAGATGGACAGGCTGAAAAGGACGAAGGAGAAATTGTGGCAGGCAAG TCAGAATCTGAACAATGTCCTGATGAAGAGGAGGAAATGGAGTCTAAAGCAGACAGAAGGACAGGTGGCTTAAGATGTTTCCAAGGAAACAGAGAGACCTCGGAGGATGAGCCTAGTGAACTG GGGGCTGCTGTTATTACTTCCTCTGAGCCTGTATTTCTTGTGCCTCAGCTCAGCTCACAACCTCAGTACCTGGACTG TGACTTTGATGTGGAGCTAACAGCAGAAGTGATAGTCGAGAATGGCGCATCTCTTGCTTTGTTGACATCTGTTACCCCAAATCTTGGTTACCAGAAGCCAG GATCCTTCTTAAATGGAAATTTTCTCTTCCCACCATCTTTAAAGAAAAAGAGAGTTTCTATAGAACGTTTTCTGCCTGCAGGCTCTTTTCCTGGATGTTACTCAAGTGTGACTCAAGCCTCAGGACTGACCTGTTCCCTCAAAAACTCTGATAGGGTCATAGAGATGGCCAAAAGCCCTCTACCCTCATCACCCTCCAACTCACCATCATCTCCTTCATCTGCTCCCTCTTCCCCCTCGTCCTCCCCCTCATCTTCATCTCCTGGTGGAATGGGTACAAACTACCGTGAGGATGAGGACAGAGGCAATGCTGGAGACAGCAGGGTCAACAAAGGAACTGGAGACTTTGTGTCATCCACTTCATCCTCTTTGGTGCCATCGTCAATGCCAGTGCCACCGTCTTCTTCCTCTAATCCCTCACTTCATGCATCTTCATCATTCACACATCCATGCAATGATGGACAGAGGGAGAGTTTAGAGAATGACATATACGACCCCTTTCACCCAACAGAGGGTGAGGGGGAGAGAGACCGGGTGTCCACTGAGGACGAGGAGGAAGAGGTTGATAAGTATGATCCATTTGAACCGACAGGTTCTCCAGCCTCTGAAACAGAGGAGGAAAAAAGATGTGTGGATGAGGAGAATGAAGGAGGAAGCAGCATTAATAGCAGAGGGAATGTTGCAAAAGCTGATAGAGCATTGGAAAAGGGGACGCCTGCTGGAACAGAGGGGGGTCATCCAGATTCAACAGAAATTGACGCCCCATCTTCAATGTTCTATAATGTCCCTTTAGAACTCAACAGTAAGCGATCCATCAAAGACAGAATAAGGGAACAAAGAAAAAATCAAAGAGAACGGGCAACAGACTCTGAACACTCTGAGATAGAAGAAGGAGAGATAGTGGGAGCCAATGAAAGAGGAAGAGAACGAGTGATTGAGAGAAGGAGGGAGGTGTTGCTTCCATCTTCAAGCAGTCCCTCTTACCTTCAAGCAGGTATCCCAAAACCTGAGAGGATCTTAAGGGTTTTAGAGGGTGATGGGTTTGTATCTGTCCGTGCTGATGAAGAATGGGAGAGGGAGCCAGTAGCTTCTGTGGGCGTCGGAGATCTGAGACGAAAACTGACAAGTAGGAGGAAAGAGAGGTTCAGATCATgcccttcttctgcatccatatCACCTCCACCTGTTCCTGTTTTGCCTTTGCCCTCTCCTTCCTTTACCAATTCTCCACCTCTGTCCACTGATAAAGGGAGGAGTCGCAAATCCTCCAAGAGTTCAAAGGACAGGGATAGACGCAAGCGGAAAGAGGGAAGAGTAGAgaaggaaaagaggaaaaaaaggaaagaagaaaaggaGTCAGCTGAGAgtaaaagagaaagcaaagagAGGGACAGTGAAAAAAGGAGTATAAAAGAGAACAAAGACAAGGATAGGGATAGAGGGAGAAGTAGCCGAAGTGATAGCCACAAGAGGAAAAAGAGACACAGGAGCACTCCAGAACATTCCTCCCGCTCCCACTCCCAGAATGCCTCACgacacacacagagtcagagaTCTTGGTCCAGCCACTCTGAGGATCGCCACAAAGATAGAGACCGAGataaagagagggaaagagaacCAGAAAGGAACCATGAAAGAGACAGGGATAGGGACCGGTGGCGAGATGACAGGGGTAGAGAACGAGACGGAGACTCCAGGAGAAGAGATGAACGAAGGAGAGATAGGGATGATGATATCAGAAGGTCAAGCAGCCGAGAGAGAGGCAGTACAAAGAGGAGCAGAGGAAGTGACAGTGACAGGAGAGAACGAGAGAAAGAGATGGTTGGAGAAAGAGATCGAGACAGGGACAGGAGAAGAGATATTAGACCTGTTGTACCCCCGTCCATTCAGGATCTCAATGGCTCTGATCTTTTTGCGATCAAACGTACCATCACTGTTACCACCACTACAACAACCACCACACTACCAGGTTCACCACCCCATAGCCAACGGCACTCCCGCAGCCAATCCCAGAGCTCAGACAAACATCGTAAGAGGAAGAAGAAACGAAAGAGACGATCAGATGATGAGGAAAGAAAGGACGAGGAGCATAGGAGCAGGTCCCGGCCCACCTCCCTCACTCCTCTTCGTTATCATGGATATGAATCAGATCGACTCTCAGATCGTCCTGAGGTAGACCTGCTCTCTTTGGATGGGGAAGCACTGGATTCAGACTACCCTTCACTAGAGGACTCACCActacttcctcctcctcctgagcCCCCTCTACCCAATCCTAAAATTAAATCCGGAGCGCCCAAAACTAGCCAATATCATCTAAAGAAGAAATCCAGGTCTAGCAAGACAGTTGGTCAGTCTGAAtccacctcctcctcttcttctcatAGACCAAAAGCCAAAAGTAAAAACCTTCTGTCATCTCTCTCACCACCTCTTTCTGCATCCTCAGGCAACACCACCTCCCTTCAGCCTACAGCATCCTCATCCACTACTAAGCGAGGACGGAAAACCGGTAAGGAAAAAATGGGGAAGAAGGATGCCGGGCATTCTGGCAGGTCCAAGAAGCTCAGTGGTGGTAGCAGAAAGGGTAAGCTCCAGTCTAAAGTCTCTGTCCTGGTTCGTGAGGGAGTTAGTAGCACAACTGGGAACTCTGGGAAGTTGGGCCTTGACCTTCTTGGAACTGGTGGTGTTGTAAGTGGAGCTTCAGGGCCCTCAGTTGTTGGTGGGTCTATTGCCGTGGTTTTCCGCCGAGACAACGAGAGCCGATCACCATTTCTTAAGCCCTGCTCAGAGACACTGGCTCTTCCAGGGAGAGGCAAAGACCCAAGCAAAACTGGGAAACAACGCAACATACTCGGGCCTCCATCATCAACAAATCCAAGTGGACTAAAGTTGAAGAAGACCAAGCCAAGCTCTGCTACATCCACATCTTCATCTGCCTCTTCCCCAACTTCCTCATTGGCAGCGAAACGTAGAAGGAGGCCTGGAAAGAAGCCCAGAGAGAAAGGGATAAGTGTGGATGGAAGTGACTCTAAAGGCGTTAATAGTACTTGTAGCACAGTTGGTGGTGGTTGGCCGGGAGTATCAACAGAAATGCATCCATTGGTTGGGGTTGGATCCAAGCCATCCAGTCCTCCTTCAGCTCTTCCTGGTCCCActccctcctcctcttcatcatcctccacTTCCTCGTCAGCAAGTATCCTTCCTCCATCTTCCTCACCACCACACACATCCCCGTTATCTTTGCCTCCGTCTCGAGATACTAGAGAGTCATCCCCAGATTCTCAAACTGTTGATAGTAGCTGCAAGACACCAGAGCCTTCCTTCCTCTTGGAGGAAGGCCCTGGTCAGTCCAAAGCCTTGTCTCTCACACCCTCAAAGTCCCCCGCCAGCCCTCCCAGTCTGCTGTCATCACAGATCAGGGGGGATACCATATCTCAGTCCACTTCCAGTGCTAAACCTCTCCCACCAGATGATCAGAAGGGCTCACCACCATGCTCTACTTCAACAGCTTCAGTGTCGGTCTCCGTCTCTCATTCCAGTGCTCCTCTGGCAAATGACccttcttcatcctcctcttcttcagTGTCCTCATCTTCAGTTAATAAGCCACCACCACCTCCACCTCCCCCCCCATCGGCTCCACCATTACCCTGGAGTTTACAAACCGGAGTGGACTGCACTGCTGGAGGTGTTTTAGCAT TGACAGCTCTCCTCTTCAAAATGGAGGAGGCCAATATAGCCAGCAGAGCCAAGGCACAAGAGTTCATCCAGGCCACAAGTCAG ATTCTCTCTCAGGCCAATCAGAACCAGACTCAGCCACACCctccttcatcatcctcatctgtcTCATCACAAGTTCCTCCACCTCCATCACATGCTCCACCCCCAGGACCTACTCCTGCACAGTTTATTCTCCACAGCTCTGTCCCATTGGTTGGCTGCACTAAAACACCTCCTTCACACTTGCTCCCTGGACTCTCAATGGGTGGAGGCTGTGCTCAAACTCCACCGCCTCCATTGCCAGTGGGAATGTCAGGGCCAACAGGGGGCAGTGAAATGGGCTGGGATAATGAAAGTAAAGACCCAGACAAG TACCTGAAGAAGCTCCACACCCAGGAGAGGGCAGTAGAGGAAGTCAAATTGGCCATCAAGCCATACTACCAGCGTAAAGACATCAACAAAGATGAATACAAGGATATCTTAAGGAAAGCTGTGCACAAG ATTTGTCACAGCCGAACAGGTGAGATAAACCCAGTCAAAGTGAGTAACCTGGTCAAGCTGTATGTACAGAGGTACAAGTATTTCAGGAAGCATGGCCGCAAGATGGACGAGGAGGAAAAAGAGGACAGAGAGTATGCCTCAATGCATTCCTCAACATGA
- the LOC109054851 gene encoding splicing factor, arginine/serine-rich 19 isoform X2: protein MKMGTDGQAEKDEGEIVAGKSESEQCPDEEEEMESKADRRTGGLRCFQGNRETSEDEPSELGAAVITSSEPVFLVPQLSSQPQYLDCDFDVELTAEVIVENGASLALLTSVTPNLGYQKPGSFLNGNFLFPPSLKKKRVSIERFLPAGSFPGCYSSVTQASGLTCSLKNSDRVIEMAKSPLPSSPSNSPSSPSSAPSSPSSSPSSSSPGGMGTNYREDEDRGNAGDSRVNKGTGDFVSSTSSSLVPSSMPVPPSSSSNPSLHASSSFTHPCNDGQRESLENDIYDPFHPTEGEGERDRVSTEDEEEEVDKYDPFEPTGSPASETEEEKRCVDEENEGGSSINSRGNVAKADRALEKGTPAGTEGGHPDSTEIDAPSSMFYNVPLELNSKRSIKDRIREQRKNQRERATDSEHSEIEEGEIVGANERGRERVIERRREVLLPSSSSPSYLQAGIPKPERILRVLEGDGFVSVRADEEWEREPVASVGVGDLRRKLTSRRKERFRSCPSSASISPPPVPVLPLPSPSFTNSPPLSTDKGRSRKSSKSSKDRDRRKRKEGRVEKEKRKKRKEEKESAESKRESKERDSEKRSIKENKDKDRDRGRSSRSDSHKRKKRHRSTPEHSSRSHSQNASRHTQSQRSWSSHSEDRHKDRDRDKEREREPERNHERDRDRDRWRDDRGRERDGDSRRRDERRRDRDDDIRRSSSRERGSTKRSRGSDSDRREREKEMVGERDRDRDRRRDIRPVVPPSIQDLNGSDLFAIKRTITVTTTTTTTTLPGSPPHSQRHSRSQSQSSDKHRKRKKKRKRRSDDEERKDEEHRSRSRPTSLTPLRYHGYESDRLSDRPEVDLLSLDGEALDSDYPSLEDSPLLPPPPEPPLPNPKIKSGAPKTSQYHLKKKSRSSKTVGNTTSLQPTASSSTTKRGRKTGKEKMGKKDAGHSGRSKKLSGGSRKGKLQSKVSVLVREGVSSTTGNSGKLGLDLLGTGGVVSGASGPSVVGGSIAVVFRRDNESRSPFLKPCSETLALPGRGKDPSKTGKQRNILGPPSSTNPSGLKLKKTKPSSATSTSSSASSPTSSLAAKRRRRPGKKPREKGISVDGSDSKGVNSTCSTVGGGWPGVSTEMHPLVGVGSKPSSPPSALPGPTPSSSSSSSTSSSASILPPSSSPPHTSPLSLPPSRDTRESSPDSQTVDSSCKTPEPSFLLEEGPGQSKALSLTPSKSPASPPSLLSSQIRGDTISQSTSSAKPLPPDDQKGSPPCSTSTASVSVSVSHSSAPLANDPSSSSSSSVSSSSVNKPPPPPPPPPSAPPLPWSLQTGVDCTAGGVLALTALLFKMEEANIASRAKAQEFIQATSQILSQANQNQTQPHPPSSSSSVSSQVPPPPSHAPPPGPTPAQFILHSSVPLVGCTKTPPSHLLPGLSMGGGCAQTPPPPLPVGMSGPTGGSEMGWDNESKDPDKYLKKLHTQERAVEEVKLAIKPYYQRKDINKDEYKDILRKAVHKICHSRTGEINPVKVSNLVKLYVQRYKYFRKHGRKMDEEEKEDREYASMHSST, encoded by the exons ATGAAG ATGGGAACAGATGGACAGGCTGAAAAGGACGAAGGAGAAATTGTGGCAGGCAAG TCAGAATCTGAACAATGTCCTGATGAAGAGGAGGAAATGGAGTCTAAAGCAGACAGAAGGACAGGTGGCTTAAGATGTTTCCAAGGAAACAGAGAGACCTCGGAGGATGAGCCTAGTGAACTG GGGGCTGCTGTTATTACTTCCTCTGAGCCTGTATTTCTTGTGCCTCAGCTCAGCTCACAACCTCAGTACCTGGACTG TGACTTTGATGTGGAGCTAACAGCAGAAGTGATAGTCGAGAATGGCGCATCTCTTGCTTTGTTGACATCTGTTACCCCAAATCTTGGTTACCAGAAGCCAG GATCCTTCTTAAATGGAAATTTTCTCTTCCCACCATCTTTAAAGAAAAAGAGAGTTTCTATAGAACGTTTTCTGCCTGCAGGCTCTTTTCCTGGATGTTACTCAAGTGTGACTCAAGCCTCAGGACTGACCTGTTCCCTCAAAAACTCTGATAGGGTCATAGAGATGGCCAAAAGCCCTCTACCCTCATCACCCTCCAACTCACCATCATCTCCTTCATCTGCTCCCTCTTCCCCCTCGTCCTCCCCCTCATCTTCATCTCCTGGTGGAATGGGTACAAACTACCGTGAGGATGAGGACAGAGGCAATGCTGGAGACAGCAGGGTCAACAAAGGAACTGGAGACTTTGTGTCATCCACTTCATCCTCTTTGGTGCCATCGTCAATGCCAGTGCCACCGTCTTCTTCCTCTAATCCCTCACTTCATGCATCTTCATCATTCACACATCCATGCAATGATGGACAGAGGGAGAGTTTAGAGAATGACATATACGACCCCTTTCACCCAACAGAGGGTGAGGGGGAGAGAGACCGGGTGTCCACTGAGGACGAGGAGGAAGAGGTTGATAAGTATGATCCATTTGAACCGACAGGTTCTCCAGCCTCTGAAACAGAGGAGGAAAAAAGATGTGTGGATGAGGAGAATGAAGGAGGAAGCAGCATTAATAGCAGAGGGAATGTTGCAAAAGCTGATAGAGCATTGGAAAAGGGGACGCCTGCTGGAACAGAGGGGGGTCATCCAGATTCAACAGAAATTGACGCCCCATCTTCAATGTTCTATAATGTCCCTTTAGAACTCAACAGTAAGCGATCCATCAAAGACAGAATAAGGGAACAAAGAAAAAATCAAAGAGAACGGGCAACAGACTCTGAACACTCTGAGATAGAAGAAGGAGAGATAGTGGGAGCCAATGAAAGAGGAAGAGAACGAGTGATTGAGAGAAGGAGGGAGGTGTTGCTTCCATCTTCAAGCAGTCCCTCTTACCTTCAAGCAGGTATCCCAAAACCTGAGAGGATCTTAAGGGTTTTAGAGGGTGATGGGTTTGTATCTGTCCGTGCTGATGAAGAATGGGAGAGGGAGCCAGTAGCTTCTGTGGGCGTCGGAGATCTGAGACGAAAACTGACAAGTAGGAGGAAAGAGAGGTTCAGATCATgcccttcttctgcatccatatCACCTCCACCTGTTCCTGTTTTGCCTTTGCCCTCTCCTTCCTTTACCAATTCTCCACCTCTGTCCACTGATAAAGGGAGGAGTCGCAAATCCTCCAAGAGTTCAAAGGACAGGGATAGACGCAAGCGGAAAGAGGGAAGAGTAGAgaaggaaaagaggaaaaaaaggaaagaagaaaaggaGTCAGCTGAGAgtaaaagagaaagcaaagagAGGGACAGTGAAAAAAGGAGTATAAAAGAGAACAAAGACAAGGATAGGGATAGAGGGAGAAGTAGCCGAAGTGATAGCCACAAGAGGAAAAAGAGACACAGGAGCACTCCAGAACATTCCTCCCGCTCCCACTCCCAGAATGCCTCACgacacacacagagtcagagaTCTTGGTCCAGCCACTCTGAGGATCGCCACAAAGATAGAGACCGAGataaagagagggaaagagaacCAGAAAGGAACCATGAAAGAGACAGGGATAGGGACCGGTGGCGAGATGACAGGGGTAGAGAACGAGACGGAGACTCCAGGAGAAGAGATGAACGAAGGAGAGATAGGGATGATGATATCAGAAGGTCAAGCAGCCGAGAGAGAGGCAGTACAAAGAGGAGCAGAGGAAGTGACAGTGACAGGAGAGAACGAGAGAAAGAGATGGTTGGAGAAAGAGATCGAGACAGGGACAGGAGAAGAGATATTAGACCTGTTGTACCCCCGTCCATTCAGGATCTCAATGGCTCTGATCTTTTTGCGATCAAACGTACCATCACTGTTACCACCACTACAACAACCACCACACTACCAGGTTCACCACCCCATAGCCAACGGCACTCCCGCAGCCAATCCCAGAGCTCAGACAAACATCGTAAGAGGAAGAAGAAACGAAAGAGACGATCAGATGATGAGGAAAGAAAGGACGAGGAGCATAGGAGCAGGTCCCGGCCCACCTCCCTCACTCCTCTTCGTTATCATGGATATGAATCAGATCGACTCTCAGATCGTCCTGAGGTAGACCTGCTCTCTTTGGATGGGGAAGCACTGGATTCAGACTACCCTTCACTAGAGGACTCACCActacttcctcctcctcctgagcCCCCTCTACCCAATCCTAAAATTAAATCCGGAGCGCCCAAAACTAGCCAATATCATCTAAAGAAGAAATCCAGGTCTAGCAAGACAGTTG GCAACACCACCTCCCTTCAGCCTACAGCATCCTCATCCACTACTAAGCGAGGACGGAAAACCGGTAAGGAAAAAATGGGGAAGAAGGATGCCGGGCATTCTGGCAGGTCCAAGAAGCTCAGTGGTGGTAGCAGAAAGGGTAAGCTCCAGTCTAAAGTCTCTGTCCTGGTTCGTGAGGGAGTTAGTAGCACAACTGGGAACTCTGGGAAGTTGGGCCTTGACCTTCTTGGAACTGGTGGTGTTGTAAGTGGAGCTTCAGGGCCCTCAGTTGTTGGTGGGTCTATTGCCGTGGTTTTCCGCCGAGACAACGAGAGCCGATCACCATTTCTTAAGCCCTGCTCAGAGACACTGGCTCTTCCAGGGAGAGGCAAAGACCCAAGCAAAACTGGGAAACAACGCAACATACTCGGGCCTCCATCATCAACAAATCCAAGTGGACTAAAGTTGAAGAAGACCAAGCCAAGCTCTGCTACATCCACATCTTCATCTGCCTCTTCCCCAACTTCCTCATTGGCAGCGAAACGTAGAAGGAGGCCTGGAAAGAAGCCCAGAGAGAAAGGGATAAGTGTGGATGGAAGTGACTCTAAAGGCGTTAATAGTACTTGTAGCACAGTTGGTGGTGGTTGGCCGGGAGTATCAACAGAAATGCATCCATTGGTTGGGGTTGGATCCAAGCCATCCAGTCCTCCTTCAGCTCTTCCTGGTCCCActccctcctcctcttcatcatcctccacTTCCTCGTCAGCAAGTATCCTTCCTCCATCTTCCTCACCACCACACACATCCCCGTTATCTTTGCCTCCGTCTCGAGATACTAGAGAGTCATCCCCAGATTCTCAAACTGTTGATAGTAGCTGCAAGACACCAGAGCCTTCCTTCCTCTTGGAGGAAGGCCCTGGTCAGTCCAAAGCCTTGTCTCTCACACCCTCAAAGTCCCCCGCCAGCCCTCCCAGTCTGCTGTCATCACAGATCAGGGGGGATACCATATCTCAGTCCACTTCCAGTGCTAAACCTCTCCCACCAGATGATCAGAAGGGCTCACCACCATGCTCTACTTCAACAGCTTCAGTGTCGGTCTCCGTCTCTCATTCCAGTGCTCCTCTGGCAAATGACccttcttcatcctcctcttcttcagTGTCCTCATCTTCAGTTAATAAGCCACCACCACCTCCACCTCCCCCCCCATCGGCTCCACCATTACCCTGGAGTTTACAAACCGGAGTGGACTGCACTGCTGGAGGTGTTTTAGCAT TGACAGCTCTCCTCTTCAAAATGGAGGAGGCCAATATAGCCAGCAGAGCCAAGGCACAAGAGTTCATCCAGGCCACAAGTCAG ATTCTCTCTCAGGCCAATCAGAACCAGACTCAGCCACACCctccttcatcatcctcatctgtcTCATCACAAGTTCCTCCACCTCCATCACATGCTCCACCCCCAGGACCTACTCCTGCACAGTTTATTCTCCACAGCTCTGTCCCATTGGTTGGCTGCACTAAAACACCTCCTTCACACTTGCTCCCTGGACTCTCAATGGGTGGAGGCTGTGCTCAAACTCCACCGCCTCCATTGCCAGTGGGAATGTCAGGGCCAACAGGGGGCAGTGAAATGGGCTGGGATAATGAAAGTAAAGACCCAGACAAG TACCTGAAGAAGCTCCACACCCAGGAGAGGGCAGTAGAGGAAGTCAAATTGGCCATCAAGCCATACTACCAGCGTAAAGACATCAACAAAGATGAATACAAGGATATCTTAAGGAAAGCTGTGCACAAG ATTTGTCACAGCCGAACAGGTGAGATAAACCCAGTCAAAGTGAGTAACCTGGTCAAGCTGTATGTACAGAGGTACAAGTATTTCAGGAAGCATGGCCGCAAGATGGACGAGGAGGAAAAAGAGGACAGAGAGTATGCCTCAATGCATTCCTCAACATGA
- the LOC122138744 gene encoding LOW QUALITY PROTEIN: insulin-like (The sequence of the model RefSeq protein was modified relative to this genomic sequence to represent the inferred CDS: substituted 1 base at 1 genomic stop codon), with the protein MHRSGLLLLSLCASSLVTHSGAFRKXRLCGIQLVEDKGVKMRNSAPLLRQTGVVAQSGERGTDRSSDAKRGIVEQCCQFYCNSYDLENYCNTENLPHTLRLIMTLLIYLLISVFIDNDFINAIYYNGII; encoded by the exons ATGCACAGATCTGGATTGCTCCTGCTGTCGCTGTGTGCCAGCTCTCTGGTGACCCACAGCGGCGCGTTCAGGAAGTGAAGGCTGTGCGGGATTCAGCTCGTGGAAGACAAGG GTGTAAAGATGAGGAACAGCGCCCCCCTCCTGCGGCAGACTGGAGTGGTCGCTCAGAGTGGAGAGAGAGGCACTGACAGAAGCAGTGATGCAAAGAGAGGCATTGTAGAGCAGTGCTGTCAGTTCTACTGTAACAGTTATGACCTGGAGAATTACTGTAACACGGAGAATCTGCCGCATACACTTCGCCtgataatgactttattaatttatttattaataagtgTATTTATtgataatgactttattaatgccatttattatAATGGCATTATTTAA